The bacterium genome has a segment encoding these proteins:
- a CDS encoding peptide ABC transporter substrate-binding protein, producing the protein MHRMRMPRSRVWVAGLLVALVVFGPGYGPAVGAATVNSVGVALPSDAAPPSKQVLTLIGREGTYLDWSKTVQKGQWMPGLMSDPLVMQDYNSDIKPLAAARWAVSQDGRTWTFSLRPGLRWSDGTPLSASDFVYTIRRMANPETGFDVAWYFSAIKNFKEANEGKAKLEDIGAVAVNPTTLAISTAEPTPYLLMLLSDLYVVPAHVVAKTGDPWSQSADTAVSSGPFKLASWERDKQLVFVANPAYAGIRKPYLERIVYKVGQDQSFFPAYLSNEVDAIPWIYEGPLGPSDLARIQSDPRLRREAHIWPYFQTWWIAFGGDQTAFKDPRVRKAFAMAVDRDAIIKSVLRGMAVPAYGMLPPGFHCAQPARLKGAQPYNPAEAKKLLAEAGYPDGHGFPKYDLDLRAASPTIQAAGEAIQAMLKQNLGVDVGVQNLERKLFMDRLNKYDLPLVVVPWEYDYADASNFMNIYKSGGRHPWSNADYDKAVVAANSTMGDAQRCAMYRRAEDILVRDPGAVFLWHPTVTQLWKPWVKGLINKTNKYGFVSWSRPSKADMPPYIYIGNEKP; encoded by the coding sequence ATGCATCGCATGCGTATGCCCCGGAGCCGGGTGTGGGTCGCCGGTCTCCTTGTTGCCCTCGTCGTGTTCGGCCCCGGGTACGGGCCGGCGGTCGGCGCCGCCACCGTGAACTCGGTGGGCGTGGCGCTGCCGTCCGACGCCGCCCCGCCGTCCAAGCAGGTGCTCACGCTGATCGGCCGCGAGGGCACGTACCTCGACTGGAGCAAGACCGTGCAGAAGGGCCAGTGGATGCCCGGCCTCATGAGCGATCCCCTGGTGATGCAGGACTACAACTCGGACATCAAGCCGCTCGCCGCCGCCCGGTGGGCCGTCTCCCAGGACGGCCGCACCTGGACGTTCTCGCTGCGGCCGGGACTGCGCTGGTCGGACGGCACGCCGCTCTCGGCGTCCGATTTCGTCTACACGATCCGCCGCATGGCGAACCCGGAGACCGGCTTCGACGTCGCCTGGTACTTCTCGGCGATCAAGAATTTCAAGGAGGCCAACGAAGGGAAGGCCAAGCTCGAGGACATCGGCGCGGTCGCCGTCAATCCGACCACGCTCGCGATCAGCACGGCCGAGCCGACGCCGTATCTCCTCATGCTGCTCAGCGATCTCTACGTCGTGCCCGCGCACGTCGTCGCCAAGACCGGCGATCCGTGGTCGCAGTCCGCCGACACGGCGGTCTCGTCCGGGCCGTTCAAGCTGGCCTCGTGGGAGCGCGACAAGCAGCTCGTCTTCGTGGCGAATCCCGCGTACGCCGGCATCCGCAAGCCGTACCTCGAGCGGATCGTCTACAAGGTCGGGCAAGACCAGTCGTTCTTCCCCGCGTACCTGTCGAACGAAGTCGACGCGATCCCGTGGATCTACGAGGGGCCGCTCGGCCCGTCCGATCTCGCGCGGATTCAAAGCGACCCGCGCCTGCGGCGGGAGGCGCACATCTGGCCGTACTTCCAGACGTGGTGGATCGCCTTCGGCGGCGACCAGACCGCGTTCAAGGACCCCCGGGTGCGGAAGGCGTTTGCGATGGCCGTCGACCGTGACGCGATCATCAAGTCGGTCCTGCGCGGCATGGCGGTGCCGGCGTACGGCATGCTGCCGCCGGGCTTCCACTGCGCGCAGCCGGCGCGCCTCAAGGGTGCGCAGCCCTACAATCCGGCCGAGGCGAAGAAGCTGCTGGCGGAGGCCGGCTACCCCGACGGCCACGGCTTCCCGAAGTACGATCTGGACCTCCGCGCCGCGTCCCCCACGATCCAGGCCGCGGGCGAGGCAATCCAGGCGATGCTCAAGCAGAATCTCGGCGTCGACGTCGGCGTCCAGAATCTCGAGCGCAAGCTCTTCATGGACCGGCTCAACAAGTACGATCTCCCGCTCGTGGTGGTCCCGTGGGAGTACGACTACGCCGACGCCAGCAACTTCATGAACATCTACAAGAGCGGCGGCCGGCATCCGTGGTCGAACGCCGACTACGACAAGGCGGTCGTCGCCGCCAACTCCACGATGGGCGACGCGCAGCGCTGCGCGATGTACCGGCGGGCCGAAGACATCCTGGTGCGGGATCCCGGCGCGGTGTTCCTGTGGCATCCCACCGTCACCCAGTTGTGGAAGCCGTGGGTGAAGGGGCTGATCAACAAGACCAACAAGTACGGCTTCGTGTCCTGGTCGCGTCCGTCGAAGGCCGATATGCCGCCCTACATCTACATCGGGAACGAGAAGCCCTGA